The following are from one region of the Phycisphaeraceae bacterium genome:
- a CDS encoding nuclear transport factor 2 family protein: MNLNDLVHDLISHIGQGKILEAMNTFYHADATMQENRGAPTKGLAANIEREKQFLGQIKDWHGFEATNVAITETAPGTGVAAIENWLEFTNTEGNRIRYEQVSVQKWKDGKIVRERFYYDTGA; encoded by the coding sequence ATGAACCTGAACGACCTCGTCCACGACCTGATCAGCCACATCGGCCAGGGCAAGATCCTCGAAGCGATGAACACCTTCTACCACGCTGACGCCACGATGCAGGAGAACCGCGGAGCCCCGACGAAGGGCCTGGCCGCCAACATCGAACGCGAGAAGCAGTTCCTCGGACAGATCAAGGACTGGCACGGCTTCGAGGCGACCAATGTCGCGATCACCGAGACCGCGCCGGGGACCGGCGTCGCCGCCATCGAGAACTGGCTCGAGTTCACGAACACGGAAGGCAACAGGATCCGTTACGAGCAGGTCAGCGTGCAGAAGTGGAAGGACGGCAAGATCGTGCGCGAGCGCTTCTACTACGACACGGGCGCCTGA
- the acnA gene encoding aconitate hydratase AcnA: MSSPNPFNARKSLKTSHGEFFYYDIQELEKQGVGQVSRLPFSIKVLLEAMLRNLDGFVVTADDVSVLANWKADAPLETELPFMPGRVVLQDFTGVPCVVDLAAMRDAMKRLGGDANEINPLVPCDLVIDHSVQVDAFGSKTALTINAEKEFERNRERYEFLKWGQKSLRNFTCVPPATGIVHQVNLEYLAGAVLTKKDDEGRTVAFPDSCVGTDSHTTMINGLGVVGWGVGGIEAEAVMLGQPVYILTPKVVGFKLSGKLPEGATATDLVLTVTQMLRAHGVVEKFVEFYGPGIATLSLPDRATIGNMAPEYGATVGMFPVDKVTLDYLRLTGRSAEQIELVEKYFKAMGMFHDETSPEPAFSERLELDLSTVEPSMAGPRRPQDRIALTNMKAQWRKDLVDTFGKRDVAEAVRIDRWSGEGGESAQGVRKLDNSTGAREEQGDARTTNGVLVEDAGRTYSLHHGDVVIAAITSCTNTSNPDVMLAAGLVARKARALGLTRKPWVKTSLAPGSKVVTEYYNKANLTEDLEAIGFHTVGYGCTTCIGNSGPLPDATAAAIEKGDIVATSVLSGNRNFEGRINPHVKANYLASPPLVVAYAIAGTVDIDLFHDPLGTSRDGKPVYLKDVWPTHAEVQAVKAQCINSEQYRSQYENVFNGNEMWNEVPVRESDLYAWDESSTYIQNPPFFEDMTEEPRGVQPIKGARCLVFVGDSVTTDHISPAGAIPVDSPAGKYLLEKGVPVSMFNSFGSRRGNDRVMTRGTFGNIRVKNKLASEHGKPKEGWWTRDSQRGGTGPIEPIYDVAMRFRTENLPSIVLAGKDYGMGSSRDWAAKGTMLLGVRAVIAESFERIHRSNLVGMGVLPLQFLPGQTAATLGLTGFEVFDLDLPDPFEPRAMVHVKATTPDGRVIEFDAMSRVDTPVEVEYYRHGGILPFVIRKKLNESMQPA, translated from the coding sequence ATGTCCAGCCCCAACCCGTTCAACGCCCGAAAATCCCTCAAGACCTCCCACGGCGAGTTCTTCTATTACGACATCCAGGAGCTCGAGAAGCAGGGCGTGGGGCAGGTCTCGCGACTGCCGTTTTCGATCAAGGTGCTGCTCGAGGCCATGCTGCGCAATCTCGACGGCTTCGTGGTGACCGCTGACGACGTCTCGGTCCTCGCGAACTGGAAGGCGGATGCACCGCTGGAGACCGAGCTGCCGTTCATGCCCGGCCGCGTGGTGCTGCAGGACTTCACGGGCGTGCCGTGCGTGGTCGATCTGGCGGCGATGCGCGACGCGATGAAGCGACTCGGGGGCGACGCGAACGAGATCAACCCGCTCGTGCCGTGCGACCTCGTGATCGACCACTCGGTGCAGGTGGACGCGTTCGGGAGCAAGACGGCGCTGACGATCAACGCGGAGAAGGAGTTCGAGCGCAACCGCGAGCGATACGAGTTCCTCAAGTGGGGCCAGAAGTCCCTGCGCAACTTCACCTGCGTTCCCCCGGCGACGGGCATCGTGCACCAGGTGAACCTCGAGTATCTCGCGGGCGCGGTGCTGACGAAGAAGGACGACGAGGGGCGCACCGTCGCGTTCCCCGACTCCTGCGTGGGCACCGACTCGCACACGACGATGATTAACGGTCTGGGCGTCGTCGGCTGGGGCGTGGGCGGCATCGAGGCCGAAGCGGTCATGCTCGGTCAGCCGGTCTACATCCTCACGCCGAAGGTCGTCGGGTTCAAGCTCTCGGGCAAGCTGCCCGAGGGCGCGACGGCGACCGACCTCGTGCTGACGGTGACGCAGATGCTCCGCGCGCACGGCGTGGTCGAGAAGTTCGTGGAGTTCTACGGGCCCGGCATCGCGACGCTCTCGCTGCCCGACCGCGCGACCATCGGCAACATGGCGCCGGAGTACGGCGCGACCGTCGGCATGTTCCCGGTCGACAAGGTGACGCTCGACTACCTGCGCCTCACCGGGCGCAGCGCCGAGCAGATCGAGCTGGTCGAGAAGTACTTCAAGGCGATGGGCATGTTCCACGACGAGACGAGCCCCGAGCCGGCGTTCTCCGAGCGCCTGGAGCTGGATCTCTCGACCGTCGAGCCCAGCATGGCCGGCCCGCGCAGGCCGCAGGACCGCATCGCGCTGACGAACATGAAGGCGCAGTGGCGCAAGGATCTGGTCGACACCTTCGGCAAGCGCGATGTGGCCGAGGCGGTCCGCATCGACCGCTGGAGCGGCGAGGGCGGCGAGTCGGCCCAGGGCGTGCGCAAGCTCGACAACTCGACCGGCGCCCGGGAGGAGCAGGGCGATGCGCGCACCACCAACGGCGTGCTCGTCGAGGACGCGGGGCGCACCTACTCGCTGCATCACGGCGACGTGGTGATCGCCGCGATCACCTCGTGCACGAACACGAGCAACCCCGATGTCATGCTCGCGGCGGGCCTGGTGGCGCGCAAGGCGCGGGCGCTGGGGCTGACGCGCAAGCCGTGGGTCAAGACCTCGCTCGCGCCTGGATCCAAGGTCGTGACTGAGTACTACAACAAGGCCAACCTGACCGAGGACCTGGAGGCCATCGGCTTCCACACCGTCGGGTACGGCTGCACGACCTGCATCGGCAACTCGGGCCCGCTGCCCGACGCGACGGCGGCGGCGATCGAGAAGGGCGACATCGTCGCGACCAGTGTGCTCTCGGGCAACCGCAACTTCGAGGGGCGCATCAACCCGCACGTCAAGGCGAATTACCTCGCCAGCCCGCCGCTGGTCGTCGCCTACGCGATCGCCGGGACCGTGGACATCGACCTGTTCCACGACCCGCTCGGGACGAGCAGGGACGGCAAGCCCGTCTACCTGAAGGACGTGTGGCCGACGCACGCCGAGGTGCAGGCGGTCAAGGCGCAGTGCATCAACTCCGAGCAGTACCGCTCGCAGTACGAGAACGTGTTCAACGGCAACGAGATGTGGAACGAGGTGCCGGTGCGCGAGAGCGACCTGTACGCGTGGGACGAGTCGTCGACCTACATCCAGAACCCACCATTCTTCGAGGATATGACCGAAGAGCCGCGCGGCGTGCAGCCCATCAAGGGCGCGCGATGCCTGGTCTTCGTCGGCGATTCGGTCACCACCGACCACATCTCGCCTGCCGGCGCGATCCCGGTCGACAGCCCCGCCGGGAAGTATCTGCTCGAGAAGGGCGTGCCCGTCTCGATGTTCAACTCGTTCGGCTCGCGACGCGGCAATGACCGAGTCATGACCCGCGGCACGTTCGGCAACATCCGCGTCAAGAACAAACTCGCCAGCGAGCACGGCAAGCCCAAGGAGGGCTGGTGGACGCGCGACAGCCAGCGGGGCGGGACGGGCCCGATCGAGCCGATTTATGACGTCGCGATGCGATTCCGCACAGAGAACCTGCCCTCGATCGTGCTCGCAGGCAAGGACTACGGCATGGGCTCTTCGCGCGACTGGGCGGCCAAGGGCACGATGCTCCTGGGCGTGCGCGCCGTCATCGCGGAATCGTTCGAGCGCATCCACCGCTCCAACCTCGTGGGCATGGGCGTGCTCCCCCTGCAGTTCCTGCCCGGCCAGACCGCCGCGACCCTCGGGCTCACCGGCTTCGAGGTGTTCGACCTCGACCTGCCGGACCCGTTCGAGCCCCGCGCCATGGTGCACGTGAAGGCCACGACGCCCGACGGGCGCGTGATCGAGTTCGACGCGATGTCGCGCGTCGACACGCCGGTCGAGGTCGAGTACTACCGCCACGGGGGCATCCTGCCCTTCGTGATCCGTAAGAAGCTCAACGAGAGCATGCAGCCGGCCTGA
- the fmt gene encoding methionyl-tRNA formyltransferase has protein sequence MTGAGERRGLRILFLGSGAFGLPTLEAIASEHRLVGVVTQPDRPAGRGMKLTPSPIGAWAGEHVDAARVFKPENINDPGVVETLRGLGADAWVVIAYGQKLGTSLLDGVFAINLHASRLPRWRGAAPINHAIWAGDATTGNSVITLADRMDAGLVLGMSERPIDPLVTTGELHDLLAQDGPALVLRVLDEHARGALRPQTQDESLVTHARKLRKEDGVIDLSWDAPRIRRTVHALNPWPGVGVRLGGVTIKLLRVQDLTGHPDTTSMGLACGTVADRELGTVVCGGGTMLRILEVQPEGKRPLAWPDFARGFRFTEPAVIEGGAR, from the coding sequence GTGACCGGCGCCGGCGAGCGGCGTGGGCTGCGCATCCTCTTTCTCGGCTCGGGCGCCTTCGGCCTGCCAACCCTCGAAGCGATCGCGTCCGAGCACCGGCTCGTCGGCGTCGTCACGCAGCCAGACCGGCCCGCCGGTCGCGGCATGAAGCTGACGCCCAGCCCCATCGGCGCGTGGGCGGGCGAGCATGTCGACGCGGCGCGCGTGTTCAAACCCGAGAACATCAACGACCCCGGCGTCGTCGAAACGCTGCGAGGGCTCGGCGCCGACGCCTGGGTCGTCATCGCGTACGGGCAGAAGCTCGGGACCTCGCTGCTCGACGGGGTGTTCGCGATCAATCTCCACGCGTCGCGACTGCCTCGCTGGCGCGGCGCCGCGCCGATCAACCACGCGATCTGGGCCGGCGACGCGACGACGGGCAACAGCGTCATCACGCTCGCCGACCGGATGGACGCCGGGCTGGTGCTGGGGATGAGCGAGCGCCCGATCGACCCGCTCGTGACGACGGGCGAGCTGCACGACCTGCTCGCGCAGGACGGCCCGGCGCTCGTGCTGCGCGTGCTCGACGAGCACGCGCGCGGCGCGCTGCGCCCTCAGACGCAGGACGAGTCGCTCGTCACGCACGCGCGCAAGCTGCGCAAGGAAGACGGCGTGATCGACCTCTCGTGGGACGCGCCGCGGATCCGCCGCACCGTTCACGCGCTGAACCCCTGGCCCGGAGTTGGAGTCCGGCTGGGGGGCGTGACGATAAAGCTCCTGCGAGTGCAAGACTTGACAGGACATCCCGATACAACGAGCATGGGGCTCGCGTGCGGCACGGTCGCCGATCGCGAGCTCGGCACGGTGGTCTGCGGCGGAGGCACGATGCTCCGGATTCTCGAGGTGCAACCCGAAGGCAAGCGTCCTCTCGCGTGGCCGGACTTCGCGCGCGGGTTCCGCTTCACCGAGCCGGCCGTCATCGAGGGGGGCGCGCGATGA
- a CDS encoding DoxX family protein, giving the protein MTAETQQHSPRVAPMDVSLLLIRLMVGAIGVFHGGQKLFGLFGGYGLKATSEWMASIDIPAPMLSAFMAGATEFFGGIFIALGLLTRFWGIGFAIAMLVAIVTVHPSAFSVQNNGMEFALSVGVMTLALAISGPGRLSVFTLGARLAGKPALRPHFALA; this is encoded by the coding sequence GTGACCGCCGAAACACAGCAACACTCGCCCCGCGTCGCCCCGATGGATGTCTCCCTCCTGCTCATCCGCCTCATGGTCGGCGCCATCGGCGTCTTCCACGGCGGGCAGAAACTATTCGGCCTCTTCGGGGGCTACGGCCTCAAGGCCACCAGCGAATGGATGGCCTCCATCGACATCCCCGCCCCCATGCTCTCCGCCTTTATGGCGGGCGCGACGGAGTTCTTCGGCGGCATCTTCATCGCCCTCGGCCTCCTCACGCGCTTCTGGGGCATTGGCTTCGCCATCGCGATGCTCGTCGCGATCGTCACCGTCCACCCCAGCGCCTTCTCCGTCCAGAACAACGGCATGGAGTTCGCCCTCAGCGTGGGCGTCATGACACTCGCCCTCGCCATCAGCGGCCCCGGGCGCCTGAGCGTCTTCACGCTCGGCGCACGCCTCGCCGGCAAGCCCGCGCTGCGCCCCCACTTCGCGCTCGCGTGA